One part of the Quercus lobata isolate SW786 chromosome 7, ValleyOak3.0 Primary Assembly, whole genome shotgun sequence genome encodes these proteins:
- the LOC115953459 gene encoding Werner Syndrome-like exonuclease yields the protein MAMSIVDLEVNQETHDLFEVTLESDHIQTLVTHTPQMVDSWLSDIYRIHRRRLHHLIVGLDVEWRPSFNRNIENPVATLQLCVGRRCLIFQLIYATHFPNSLIEFLGDEDFTFVGVGIASDVEKLLDDYDLKVGNVVDLRGLAVDRLGNRDLKNAGLKGLARAVLGLEVHKPRHVTMSRWDNEWLDYNQIQYACVDAFLSFEIGRSLNAA from the coding sequence ATGGCTATGAGCATTGTTGACCTCGAAGTGAACCAAGAGACCCATGACCTCTTCGAAGTCACTCTCGAGTCCGACCACATCCAAACACTCGTAACCCACACTCCCCAAATGGTCGACTCCTGGCTCTCCGACATCTACCGCATCCACCGCCGCCGTCTCCACCACCTCATCGTCGGCCTCGACGTCGAGTGGCGACCCAGTTTCAACCGCAACATCGAAAACCCAGTTGCTACTCTCCAACTCTGCGTGGGTCGACGCTGCCTCATATTCCAACTCATCTACGCCACTCACTTCCCCAACTCGCTCATCGAGTTTCTCGGCGACGAGGATTTCACTTTCGTAGGAGTTGGGATCGCGAGTGATGTGGAGAAACTGTTGGATGATTATGATTTGAAAGTTGGGAATGTGGTTGACCTTCGTGGACTCGCTGTGGACCGGTTGGGGAACAGGGATTTGAAGAACGCTGGGTTGAAGGGATTGGCTCGAGCTGTGCTTGGACTCGAGGTGCATAAGCCAAGGCATGTGACTATGAGTAGGTGGGACAATGAGTGGCTCGATTATAATCAGATTCAATATGCTTGTGTTGATGCTTTTCTGTCTTTTGAGATTGGCAGGTCCTTGAATGCTGCCtag